One Eleginops maclovinus isolate JMC-PN-2008 ecotype Puerto Natales chromosome 22, JC_Emac_rtc_rv5, whole genome shotgun sequence DNA segment encodes these proteins:
- the ctbp2a gene encoding C-terminal-binding protein 2a isoform X5: MWRQHFPGIRPQIMNGPMHPRPLVALLDGRDCTVEMPILKDLATVAFCDAQSTQEIHEKVLNEAVGAMMYHTITLTREDLEKFKALRIIIRIGSGYDNIDIKAAGDLGIAVCNIPSAAVEETADSTLCHILNLYRRNTWLYQALREGTRVQSVEQIREVASGAARIRGETLGLIGFGRSGQAVAIRAKAFGFNVIFYDPYLQDGLERSLGVQRVYTLQDLLYQSDCVSLHCNLNEHNHHLINDFTIKQMRQGAFLVNSARGGLVDEKALAQALKEGRIRGAALDVHETEPFSFSQGPLKDAPNLICTPHTAWYSEQASLEMREAAATEIRRAITGRIPDSLRNCVNKEFFVTSAPWGMMEQQQQPQIHPEMNGAAYRFPPGVVGVAPGGIPGPMEGLVPGGVPIAHTLPPGTHPSQAPSPNQPSKHGDPMREHMTEP, encoded by the exons ATGTGGAGACAGCATTTCCCAG GTATTCGGCCCCAGATTATGAATGGGCCTATGCACCCGCGCCCCCTGGTGGCGCTGCTGGATGGGCGCGATTGCACCGTGGAGATGCCCATCCTCAAAGATCTGGCCACCGTGGCTTTCTGTGACGCACAGTCCACACAGGAGATACATGAAAAG GTGCTGAATGAGGCCGTGGGAGCCATGATGTACCACACCATTACCTTGACCAGAGAGGACCTGGAGAAGTTCAAGGCGTTGCGCATCATCATCCGCATCGGCAGCGGCTACGACAACATCGACATCAAGGCTGCCGGGGACCTGG GCATCGCAGTGTGTAATATCCCCTCGGCGGCTGTAGAAGAGACAGCAGACTCAACACTTTGTCACATCCTCAACCTGTACCGGCGAAACACCTGGCTGTACCAGGCTCTCCGGGAGGGCACGCGGGTCCAGAGCGTGGAGCAGATCCGGGAGGTGGCGTCGGGGGCGGCCCGCATCCGAGGAGAGACGCTGGGCCTCATCGGATTTG GTCGCTCGGGCCAGGCGGTGGCGATACGGGCGAAGGCGTTCGGCTTCAACGTGATCTTCTACGATCCTTACCTCCAGGACGGCCTGGAGCGCTCGCTTGGTGTTCAGCGGGTCTACACGCTGCAGGATCTGCTCTACCAGAGCGACTGCGTCTCCCTGCACTGCAACCTGAACGAACACAACCACCACCTCATCAACGACTTCACCATCAAACAG atgcGTCAAGGTGCTTTCCTGGTCAACTCGGCACGGGGAGGTCTGGTGGATGAGAAAGCTTTAGCTCAGGCCCTGAAGGAAGGTCGGATACGGGGAGCCGCCTTGGACGTCCACGAGACGGAACCTTTCAG TTTTTCCCAAGGTCCTCTGAAGGACGCGCCCAACTTGATCTGCACCCCCCACACTGCCTGGTACAGCGAACAGGCGTCACTGGAGATGAGAGAGGCAGCGGCCACAGAAATACGCAGAGCCATCACTG GCCGTATTCCCGACAGCCTCCGAAACTGCGTCAACAAAGAGTTCTTTGTCACTTCGGCACCCTGGGGAatgatggagcagcagcagcagcctcaaaTTCACCCTGAGATGAACGGTGCCGCCTAcag ATTCCCTCCTGGTGTGGTGGGCGTGGCCCCCGGCGGGATTCCCGGACCGATGGAGGGGTTGGTGCCTGGGGGAGTGCCCATTGCCCACACCCTGCCCCCCGGTACCCATCCGTCACAGGCCCCCTCCCCCAACCAACCCTCCAAACATGGCGACCCCATGAGAGAGCACATGACTGAGCCTtag
- the ctbp2a gene encoding C-terminal-binding protein 2a isoform X7, with the protein MALVDKHKVKRQRLDKICEGIRPQIMNGPMHPRPLVALLDGRDCTVEMPILKDLATVAFCDAQSTQEIHEKVLNEAVGAMMYHTITLTREDLEKFKALRIIIRIGSGYDNIDIKAAGDLGIAVCNIPSAAVEETADSTLCHILNLYRRNTWLYQALREGTRVQSVEQIREVASGAARIRGETLGLIGFGRSGQAVAIRAKAFGFNVIFYDPYLQDGLERSLGVQRVYTLQDLLYQSDCVSLHCNLNEHNHHLINDFTIKQMRQGAFLVNSARGGLVDEKALAQALKEGRIRGAALDVHETEPFSFSQGPLKDAPNLICTPHTAWYSEQASLEMREAAATEIRRAITGRIPDSLRNCVNKEFFVTSAPWGMMEQQQQPQIHPEMNGAAYSRMNQTMVQAIATGGMQDKLYT; encoded by the exons GTATTCGGCCCCAGATTATGAATGGGCCTATGCACCCGCGCCCCCTGGTGGCGCTGCTGGATGGGCGCGATTGCACCGTGGAGATGCCCATCCTCAAAGATCTGGCCACCGTGGCTTTCTGTGACGCACAGTCCACACAGGAGATACATGAAAAG GTGCTGAATGAGGCCGTGGGAGCCATGATGTACCACACCATTACCTTGACCAGAGAGGACCTGGAGAAGTTCAAGGCGTTGCGCATCATCATCCGCATCGGCAGCGGCTACGACAACATCGACATCAAGGCTGCCGGGGACCTGG GCATCGCAGTGTGTAATATCCCCTCGGCGGCTGTAGAAGAGACAGCAGACTCAACACTTTGTCACATCCTCAACCTGTACCGGCGAAACACCTGGCTGTACCAGGCTCTCCGGGAGGGCACGCGGGTCCAGAGCGTGGAGCAGATCCGGGAGGTGGCGTCGGGGGCGGCCCGCATCCGAGGAGAGACGCTGGGCCTCATCGGATTTG GTCGCTCGGGCCAGGCGGTGGCGATACGGGCGAAGGCGTTCGGCTTCAACGTGATCTTCTACGATCCTTACCTCCAGGACGGCCTGGAGCGCTCGCTTGGTGTTCAGCGGGTCTACACGCTGCAGGATCTGCTCTACCAGAGCGACTGCGTCTCCCTGCACTGCAACCTGAACGAACACAACCACCACCTCATCAACGACTTCACCATCAAACAG atgcGTCAAGGTGCTTTCCTGGTCAACTCGGCACGGGGAGGTCTGGTGGATGAGAAAGCTTTAGCTCAGGCCCTGAAGGAAGGTCGGATACGGGGAGCCGCCTTGGACGTCCACGAGACGGAACCTTTCAG TTTTTCCCAAGGTCCTCTGAAGGACGCGCCCAACTTGATCTGCACCCCCCACACTGCCTGGTACAGCGAACAGGCGTCACTGGAGATGAGAGAGGCAGCGGCCACAGAAATACGCAGAGCCATCACTG GCCGTATTCCCGACAGCCTCCGAAACTGCGTCAACAAAGAGTTCTTTGTCACTTCGGCACCCTGGGGAatgatggagcagcagcagcagcctcaaaTTCACCCTGAGATGAACGGTGCCGCCTAcag CCGAATGAACCAAACGATGGTACAGGCCATAGCAACGGGGGGAATGCAGGACAAATTATATACCTAA
- the ctbp2a gene encoding C-terminal-binding protein 2a isoform X4 yields the protein MALVDKHKVKRQRLDKICEGIRPQIMNGPMHPRPLVALLDGRDCTVEMPILKDLATVAFCDAQSTQEIHEKVLNEAVGAMMYHTITLTREDLEKFKALRIIIRIGSGYDNIDIKAAGDLGIAVCNIPSAAVEETADSTLCHILNLYRRNTWLYQALREGTRVQSVEQIREVASGAARIRGETLGLIGFGRSGQAVAIRAKAFGFNVIFYDPYLQDGLERSLGVQRVYTLQDLLYQSDCVSLHCNLNEHNHHLINDFTIKQMRQGAFLVNSARGGLVDEKALAQALKEGRIRGAALDVHETEPFSFSQGPLKDAPNLICTPHTAWYSEQASLEMREAAATEIRRAITGRIPDSLRNCVNKEFFVTSAPWGMMEQQQQPQIHPEMNGAAYRFPPGVVGVAPGGIPGPMEGLVPGGVPIAHTLPPGTHPSQAPSPNQPSKHGDPMREHMTEP from the exons GTATTCGGCCCCAGATTATGAATGGGCCTATGCACCCGCGCCCCCTGGTGGCGCTGCTGGATGGGCGCGATTGCACCGTGGAGATGCCCATCCTCAAAGATCTGGCCACCGTGGCTTTCTGTGACGCACAGTCCACACAGGAGATACATGAAAAG GTGCTGAATGAGGCCGTGGGAGCCATGATGTACCACACCATTACCTTGACCAGAGAGGACCTGGAGAAGTTCAAGGCGTTGCGCATCATCATCCGCATCGGCAGCGGCTACGACAACATCGACATCAAGGCTGCCGGGGACCTGG GCATCGCAGTGTGTAATATCCCCTCGGCGGCTGTAGAAGAGACAGCAGACTCAACACTTTGTCACATCCTCAACCTGTACCGGCGAAACACCTGGCTGTACCAGGCTCTCCGGGAGGGCACGCGGGTCCAGAGCGTGGAGCAGATCCGGGAGGTGGCGTCGGGGGCGGCCCGCATCCGAGGAGAGACGCTGGGCCTCATCGGATTTG GTCGCTCGGGCCAGGCGGTGGCGATACGGGCGAAGGCGTTCGGCTTCAACGTGATCTTCTACGATCCTTACCTCCAGGACGGCCTGGAGCGCTCGCTTGGTGTTCAGCGGGTCTACACGCTGCAGGATCTGCTCTACCAGAGCGACTGCGTCTCCCTGCACTGCAACCTGAACGAACACAACCACCACCTCATCAACGACTTCACCATCAAACAG atgcGTCAAGGTGCTTTCCTGGTCAACTCGGCACGGGGAGGTCTGGTGGATGAGAAAGCTTTAGCTCAGGCCCTGAAGGAAGGTCGGATACGGGGAGCCGCCTTGGACGTCCACGAGACGGAACCTTTCAG TTTTTCCCAAGGTCCTCTGAAGGACGCGCCCAACTTGATCTGCACCCCCCACACTGCCTGGTACAGCGAACAGGCGTCACTGGAGATGAGAGAGGCAGCGGCCACAGAAATACGCAGAGCCATCACTG GCCGTATTCCCGACAGCCTCCGAAACTGCGTCAACAAAGAGTTCTTTGTCACTTCGGCACCCTGGGGAatgatggagcagcagcagcagcctcaaaTTCACCCTGAGATGAACGGTGCCGCCTAcag ATTCCCTCCTGGTGTGGTGGGCGTGGCCCCCGGCGGGATTCCCGGACCGATGGAGGGGTTGGTGCCTGGGGGAGTGCCCATTGCCCACACCCTGCCCCCCGGTACCCATCCGTCACAGGCCCCCTCCCCCAACCAACCCTCCAAACATGGCGACCCCATGAGAGAGCACATGACTGAGCCTtag
- the ctbp2a gene encoding C-terminal-binding protein 2a isoform X6, whose translation MNGPMHPRPLVALLDGRDCTVEMPILKDLATVAFCDAQSTQEIHEKVLNEAVGAMMYHTITLTREDLEKFKALRIIIRIGSGYDNIDIKAAGDLGIAVCNIPSAAVEETADSTLCHILNLYRRNTWLYQALREGTRVQSVEQIREVASGAARIRGETLGLIGFGRSGQAVAIRAKAFGFNVIFYDPYLQDGLERSLGVQRVYTLQDLLYQSDCVSLHCNLNEHNHHLINDFTIKQMRQGAFLVNSARGGLVDEKALAQALKEGRIRGAALDVHETEPFSFSQGPLKDAPNLICTPHTAWYSEQASLEMREAAATEIRRAITGRIPDSLRNCVNKEFFVTSAPWGMMEQQQQPQIHPEMNGAAYRFPPGVVGVAPGGIPGPMEGLVPGGVPIAHTLPPGTHPSQAPSPNQPSKHGDPMREHMTEP comes from the exons ATGAATGGGCCTATGCACCCGCGCCCCCTGGTGGCGCTGCTGGATGGGCGCGATTGCACCGTGGAGATGCCCATCCTCAAAGATCTGGCCACCGTGGCTTTCTGTGACGCACAGTCCACACAGGAGATACATGAAAAG GTGCTGAATGAGGCCGTGGGAGCCATGATGTACCACACCATTACCTTGACCAGAGAGGACCTGGAGAAGTTCAAGGCGTTGCGCATCATCATCCGCATCGGCAGCGGCTACGACAACATCGACATCAAGGCTGCCGGGGACCTGG GCATCGCAGTGTGTAATATCCCCTCGGCGGCTGTAGAAGAGACAGCAGACTCAACACTTTGTCACATCCTCAACCTGTACCGGCGAAACACCTGGCTGTACCAGGCTCTCCGGGAGGGCACGCGGGTCCAGAGCGTGGAGCAGATCCGGGAGGTGGCGTCGGGGGCGGCCCGCATCCGAGGAGAGACGCTGGGCCTCATCGGATTTG GTCGCTCGGGCCAGGCGGTGGCGATACGGGCGAAGGCGTTCGGCTTCAACGTGATCTTCTACGATCCTTACCTCCAGGACGGCCTGGAGCGCTCGCTTGGTGTTCAGCGGGTCTACACGCTGCAGGATCTGCTCTACCAGAGCGACTGCGTCTCCCTGCACTGCAACCTGAACGAACACAACCACCACCTCATCAACGACTTCACCATCAAACAG atgcGTCAAGGTGCTTTCCTGGTCAACTCGGCACGGGGAGGTCTGGTGGATGAGAAAGCTTTAGCTCAGGCCCTGAAGGAAGGTCGGATACGGGGAGCCGCCTTGGACGTCCACGAGACGGAACCTTTCAG TTTTTCCCAAGGTCCTCTGAAGGACGCGCCCAACTTGATCTGCACCCCCCACACTGCCTGGTACAGCGAACAGGCGTCACTGGAGATGAGAGAGGCAGCGGCCACAGAAATACGCAGAGCCATCACTG GCCGTATTCCCGACAGCCTCCGAAACTGCGTCAACAAAGAGTTCTTTGTCACTTCGGCACCCTGGGGAatgatggagcagcagcagcagcctcaaaTTCACCCTGAGATGAACGGTGCCGCCTAcag ATTCCCTCCTGGTGTGGTGGGCGTGGCCCCCGGCGGGATTCCCGGACCGATGGAGGGGTTGGTGCCTGGGGGAGTGCCCATTGCCCACACCCTGCCCCCCGGTACCCATCCGTCACAGGCCCCCTCCCCCAACCAACCCTCCAAACATGGCGACCCCATGAGAGAGCACATGACTGAGCCTtag